In Humulus lupulus chromosome 7, drHumLupu1.1, whole genome shotgun sequence, the following are encoded in one genomic region:
- the LOC133790741 gene encoding sec-independent protein translocase protein TATA, chloroplastic — protein MEISSVSLSVPTPLPSLPLSSSRSSFCVNNVNGTAFMTRKVDALVLGRSRTRFGTERARKGMTCNALFGLGVPELVVIAGVAALVFGPKKLPEVGKSIGKTVKSFQQAAKEFESELKGPEVTEEAPVDKPTAVMIEEEKQDTKVPSSKETV, from the exons ATGGAGATTTCTTCAGTTTCTTTATCAGTACCAACACCTCTTCCTTCTCTACCTTTATCTTCGTCCCGTTCTAGCTTTTGCGTCAACAATGTCAACGGGACCGCTTTCATGACCAGGAAGGTTGATGCGTTGGTTTTAGGTCGAAGCAGAACCCGATTCGGAACTGAGCGAGCTAGAAAGGGTATGACTTGTAATGCTTTGTTTGGTCTTGGCGTGCCTGAGCTCGTCGTTATTGCTGGAGTTGCTGCTTTGGTTTTTGGACCGAAGAAGTTGCCGGAGGTCGGGAAGAGTATTGGAAAGACTGTCAAGAGCTTCCAACAG GCAGCAAAGGAGTTTGAATCTGAGCTGAAGGGACCCGAGGTGACAGAAGAGGCCCCTGTGGACAAACCTACGGCAGTGATGATTGAAGAAGAGAAACAAGATACCAAGGTCCCCAGCTCAAAAGAGACTGTATGA
- the LOC133790740 gene encoding light-inducible protein CPRF2, translating into MDRVYSVDEISDWAAPPPPSSSNSGDEALKMNRSASEWAFQRFLQETSGSVTSAQPQPQPQSQLLPPLPPPPSFSGDENDVVEIKAKDNLKPSGTPLSSSYIPVDSEDYQAFLKSKLNLACAAVAMSRGALGNVQDSATSADCGSQASFTSVTQASSKGAVYDLTRSQDKDVNGSHVSPALNIHKNSMVSLRPATSGSSREHSDDDELEGETEITENMDPADVKRVRRMLSNRESARRSRRRKQAHLTDLETQVAQLRVENSSLLKRLTDVSQKYNEAAVDNRVLKADVETLRAKVKMAEEMVKRITGSNLFNTVSEISSMDMPSFDGSPSDTSTDAAVPVQENPNHHFYESSYPVSSQDTKGNNNGSAETSAAVENGQQQRSTAGSKMGRTPSMQRVASLEQLQKRIRGGVWGPHSNGKQQQ; encoded by the exons ATGGATAGGGTGTATTCAGTGGACGAAATCTCCGACTGGGCGGCTCCGCCGCCTCCGTCTTCTTCAAACTCCGGCGATGAAGCTTTGAAGATGAACCGCAGCGCATCGGAATGGGCCTTCCAGCGGTTTCTCCAAGAAACGTCGGGTTCAGTCACCTCTGcacaaccacaaccacaaccacaaTCTCAACTACTCCCTCCACTACCTCCTCCGCCTTCCTTTTCCGGCGACGAAAACGACGTCGTTGAGATCAAGGCGAAAGATAATCTGAAACCATCTGGAACTCCGTTGTCCTCTTCCTATATTCCCGTGGACTCGGAGGACTACCAGGCTTTTCTCAAGAGCAAGCTTAATCTCGCATGCGCTGCCGTTGCTATGTCTCGG GGAGCTTTGGGAAATGTTCAAGATTCGGCTACTTCAGCTGACTGTGGATCACAGGCCTCATTTACCTCTGTAACTCAAGCTTCTTCAAAAG GAGCTGTATATGATTTGACCAGGTCACAAGACAAGGATGTTAATGGATCACATGTATCTCCAGCCTTGAATATACATAAGAATTCTATGGTTTCATTACGGCCAGCAACTAGTGGTTCATCGAGAGAACACTCAGATGATGACGAACTTGAAGGAGAGACTGAAATTACTGAAAATATGGACCCTGCTGATGTGAAACGCGTAAGGAG AATGCTTTCCAATAGGGAGTCAGCTAGACGCTCAAGAAGAAGAAAACAGGCACATTTGACTGATCTTGAGACACAG GTTGCTCAATTAAGAGTGGAAAACTCTTCGCTATTGAAGCGCCTAACTGATGTAAGCCAAAAGTACAATGAAGCAGCTGTTGACAATAGAGTTCTAAAAGCAGATGTTGAAACATTGAGAGCAAAG GTAAAAATGGCCGAGGAGATGGTCAAAAGAATAACTGGATCAAACCTGTTCAACACAGTGTCTGAAATATCCTCAATGGACATGCCATCATTTGATGGAAGCCCTTCAGACACATCTACTGATGCCGCTGTTCCTGTCCAAGAAAACCCAAATCATCACTTCTACGAATCTAGTTATCCAGTATCTTCTCAGGACACCAAAGGAAACAACAATGGTTCAGCAGAAACCTCTGCTGCAGTTGAAAACGGGCAACAACAGAGGTCAACAGCAGGAAGCAAAATGGGACGAACACCTTCGATGCAGCGAGTGGCGAGCTTGGAGCAACTGCAGAAGAGGATTCGTGGGGGAGTATGGGGGCCTCACTCCAATGGAAAGCAGCAGCAGTAG
- the LOC133790742 gene encoding V-type proton ATPase subunit F-like, protein MAGRTPIPTKSSALIAMIADEDTITGFLLAGVGNVDLRRKTNYLIVDSKTTVKAIEDAFKEFTTKEDVAIVLISQYIANMIRFLVDSYNTPIPAILEIPSKDHPYDPAHDSVLSRVKYLFSAESVASDRR, encoded by the exons ATGGCTGGAAGAACTCCAATTCCCACTAAAAGCTCGGCACTTATTGCCATGATTGCTGATGAG GATACCATTACTGGATTTTTGCTAGCTGGAGTGGGTAATGTTGACTTGCGGAGAAAGACAAATTATCTTATTGTTGATTCAA AAACAACAGTGAAAGCAATTGAAGATGCATTCAAAGAGTTCACCACAAAGGAGGACGTTGCCATCGTTTTAATTAGCCAATAC ATTGCAAACATGATAAGGTTCCTAGTGGACAGCTACAACACACCCATCCCAGCCATACTGGAGATTCCATCCAAGGATCATCCATACGACCCTGCTCATGATTCAGTTCTTTCTAGAGTCAAGTACCTCTTTTCTGCTGAGTCTGTGGCCTCAGATAGACGTTGA